One Bombus fervidus isolate BK054 chromosome 5, iyBomFerv1, whole genome shotgun sequence DNA window includes the following coding sequences:
- the LOC139987634 gene encoding uncharacterized protein isoform X2 encodes MADDGVDNPAFANEDDCATDLKQDNDQHQVTLDQDHKTEDGPVENGHHRTQFVSQQYVEAGRTSPDPHYRTETKIELPDSNDKTVVEPKMNGVHGNGNNNDASFLNNSATSVQINDTGKKEQIEAVNLELVSMRPYAGNNLQTKGQEACEVPADPYEEYFVPVNEHRKYIRGPEAEVETTVAGVRFDLGPGVGREGLSLRDPAAGLVDYSHWLTALRGEKLYVTKDKRSRSSYWRRMACWGCGLMVLLVAIIIAILAGTGVILTQEVSEPLENLQQTNSRQFGDVRTAGSQEYVKDPPSSPPPATSSFPPWPTTDETIYNTVPSALDGVLKLDDFHWDNDFSNTKSRVYRQVSSEIEEYLKNMLQQPPNNTIVIKVYDINRDGEVRFRISYPPRSMPEEMQQLIEQTLQKSDNIIGQYHLNSLRVNKLVDQCQSGNLQCSERCEYDYSKAQFVCSCGVGKILDSDQKNCIDENDLSNVEMDDEIPESNTEVVHDYVQGRSRGPGTVFEPRRPDDWDHLDFSTESTHNRHASPQGNEHEFHVQPHDSSPAPEPTQMTTMEQNREFNGESDPINWMHDHSTHGHSTPDHSTHDQSNHDHSEYDYSTHDHTAHDHSMHDQSEDDHSMREYSSQNPTESKIEPESSFKPEPSVEPEPSPEPEPSAEPEPSAKPEPSAEPEPSAEPEPSAEPEPSAEPEPSPEPEPSAEPEPSAKPEPSAEPKPSAEPEPSAEPEPSAEPEPSAEPESPAEPEPSAEPEPSPEPEPSAELKPSPEPEPSAEPEPSAEPEPSAEPEPSTEPEPSAEPKPSAEPEPSAEPEPSAEPEPSPEPEPSAESEPSAESKPSPESEPSTEPKPSPESEPSTEPEPSAESESSAELKPSAEPEPSAELKPNVEPEFSAEPEPSTEPEPSAEPEPSTEPEPSAEPEPSVQPESTSQPESPAEAEPSSQPESPAEAQLPSQSEPPTEPEPAAEPESSSQPEPSAEPEPSSQPEPSAKPEPSSQPELSAEPVLSSEPESSAVPESTSQPEPPTKPKSPTNLEVNNIESPNTESMANIEPESSAESKPSIELESSLKHQPSTEAESSTEVTPIAEPNPISDSESSTKSVVTEHPELSSQLDFTARPEKLGTETAIEHELPISSTTKPEFPIDEESHQNIPAVIEHSTEIQNTMGPIESAEETAGKTESSTESTTTNKMSVETITESTYTELPSMTKEAESPVEFSTTISMTEKEMVNTFTSNAPINIGSETTISMMPEETTLPSNEKSVDEIASNDTPLPVIPLMPNTEEAVMSNHSEDHFESTVTTMDTTMVKDDSKEKITTMTSIKMDIEETAKVEHGTETNMSQDEATEATTMNISKEESEIMNSSSESNSVSLSSTQSSVSAEFTLKPETTPLVVDNKSENVTEINTIVENSSTEASNDVSKSILSGESPVVPESFMHETNETNIIEHMPTTVFPKLPKNFGHNVEPLLEPLKNNTGEEHIMLIPKTEYTAEIHDPHAIIPQLIPEQSVQSSNTSSSGVPEGSIVENKIQSSTEAIQTVLHRSTIHPEQNVVSSGDSLRYEDNLDHSTNHPLHPAMFPENAIEQTTEKFDPAYDKHVDDMSPFLPDIQKEKEVKKAPRLDKDEQDVPNPFEGHVEDVVTYKSTEQSMNETDAKDSLNDVHVETHDVKIPEEQEEEKNDVKNVMSGNEVGRGFKSDGLDVVEINNTDSGIQNGLQNYDINKPTKDEEYAINEKESKESSEEDEEALRVIPLEEQFKETETTANNADKNKSVTTTESNVVTTIPTEENEKQSKDSMNNVTASEKPEENAVEDQYNDINDDTLSKGYQQDESKIREKVKDGSDKLTANDDEKSSKMTDIPYTNDNMNVTTNDTESVPDNHTEDAKLTTQIPVLPLEIQQEMSTTEKIESTTVTEENPRKDNNTEHENSVQVSMEDTTTVQVPTTHMMPIETKTTAQVPILPEELQTTESDVLLTTSTMKPDAEVKTSDLENVRSNNTEVEQKDSSKTNTDEMNNNSTEDLVTSGDEKVNAQNGTADDLMTSAVEHVGNTSINNTLLEPNISILNNTSEENVTTMNVEKNMQKNLTEDSTELHKQTSESSNKTEDIRPVTEILEDDTEPIGFDYKIHFITTTPKTMLPNLDADELSEESLRVIPLEKSLEVKKKSVDKKVIDKYKYKKEKELNLEEDEGENTLTEIPESATIFSTEIPQIIAEKEKAQEENHTATNTDIHVEENSAPVPQLKIIETTSGSNQINVQTSETSSNEKENLNDKTSITVPDSSKKYPSFIPVSEKIEEPEPVTEPFVVFRNFNFHRSGVDFTTENPVIGEPSNEGHTAIEPGQVIEINGEPNQTGSQSSVFPSNQSSITSIAQEANHVAKESTDTTVPPSAQTKLPDAVVESTSHIDVSFLNIPPSTVFSKCTTGQFQCVNGTSRDGAYCVKLSAKCDSENDCSDGSDELNCKEEGCPGNFQCASGQCLKRDLVCNKIVDCDDGSDEKNCEEWKCQFDEFRCPSGRCIPGIWQCDGRPDCEDHRDEYNCAESCGNNEYLCPTEKWCIPLTWHCNGIKECANGEDEKLCDCALDQFKCQTGGCVPENQVCDGIEHCPDHSDEWNCLMTNMTMEKKLSDGQEEDNIENSGVQEFGESSLLKIRQYNGEYRLVCSDGWSEEFSNSYCQSLGFAGSESTELQTWDKIQKILRLKLNPNHRAPLVTNLEQVEFCISDKVVQISCQEFSCGSDYGEGPTARLVGGTPASEGQWSSVALLKEPKHGAACTASILGPMHVLASYSCIHRYKQSSGWQLFTGENLLKAHPVRNIIPYPQVKYNQFLYNNDIALVELEKPLTFSRNVSAVCLPKHPIQPRQICVMAGWGFSANGEVDLQKYLNFLPLPTLDSEKCNATSHYAGFITKDNICAGFTDTNKGPCYNDEGAPLMCETGGGSVRWEIQGLLSHHSRCSRGHPAIYSSVEPALSWLRNSVPALQTQS; translated from the exons ATGGCGGACGATGGTGTAGATAATCCGGCGTTCGCCAACGAGGATGATTGCGCGACCGATTTGAAACAGGACAATGACCAACATCAAGTGACCTTGGATCAGGATCACAAGACGGAGGACGGTCCTGTGGAGAATGGGCATCATCGGACGCAATTTGTGTCGCAGCAATACGTAGAGGCCGGAAGGACCAGCCCTGATCCACATTACAGAACCGAGACAAAGATCGAGCTGCCCGACAGCAACGACAAGACCGTCGTCGAGCCGAAAATGAACGGCGTTCATGGGAATGGAAATAACAATGACGCTAGTTTCTTGAATAACAGCGCGACCAGCGTGCAGATCAATG ACACTGGAAAAAAGGAGCAAATCGAAGCAGTAAACTTGGAACTGGTCTCGATGAGGCCTTACGCGGGCAACAATCTACAGACGAAGGGTCAAGAGGCTTGCGAGGTACCAGCTGATCCCTACGAGGAGTACTTCGTTCCAGTGAACGAGCATCGAAAGTACATCAG GGGTCCCGAGGCCGAGGTTGAAACAACCGTGGCTGGAGTGCGTTTTGATTTGGGCCCCGGCGTCGGCCGTGAGGGACTCAGCCTGAGAGACCCTGCCGCCGGACTGGTCGACTATTCCCACTGGCTGACAGCCCTCAG GGGCGAGAAACTTTATGTAACGAAGGACAAGAGATCAAGGAGTTCGTATTGGAGAAGGATGGCTTGCTGGGGATGCGGACTGATGGTTCTACTGGTAGCGATCATCATTGCCATTTTGGCCGGAA CTGGAGTAATCCTAACGCAAGAAGTCTCAGAACCCTTGGAAAATCTTCAGCAAACCAATTCCCGGCAATTTGGTGACGTACGAACCGCAGGAagtcaagagtacgtgaaagaTCCGCCATCGAGTCCACCACCTGCGACTTCAAGCTTCCCACCCTGGCCAACTACCGATGAAACCATTTACAACACCGTTCCAAGTGCTTTAGATGGTGTATTAAAACTAGACGACTTCCATTGGGACAATGATTTCAGCAATACAAAGTCGAGAGTGTACAGACAAGTCAGCTCAGAGATAGAGgaatatttgaagaatatgTTACAACAACCCCCAAACAATACAATAGTCATCAAGGTGTACGACATAAACAGGGATGGCGAAGTGAGGTTTAGGATAAGCTACCCGCCACGTTCAATGCCCGAAGAAATGCAACAGCTGATCGAGCAAACGCTACAGAAGAGTGACAACATAATTGGACAATATCATTTGAATAGTTTAAGAGTGAATAAATTGGTTGATCAGTGTCAGAGTGGAAATCTTCAGTGTTCAGAAAGGTGCGAATACGATTACTCTAAAGCTCAGTTTGTTTGCTCCTGTGGAGTTGGAAAGATATTGGACAGTGATCAAAAGAACTGCATTGATGAAAATGATTTGAGTAATGTAGAAATGGATGATGAGATACCGGAATCTAATACGGAAGTGGTGCACGATTATGTTCAAGGAAGGAGTAGAGGCCCTGGTACTGTATTTGAACCTAGAAGGCCTGATGATTGGGATCATTTGGACTTCAGTACCGAGTCAACGCATAATAGACATGCCTCGCCGCAAGGTAATGAACATGAGTTTCATGTACAACCACATGATTCTTCGCCGGCACCAGAGCCTACACAGATGACTACGATGGAACAGAATCGTGAGTTTAATGGGGAATCTGATCCAATAAACTGGATGCATGATCATTCAACACATGGTCACTCGACTCCTGACCATTCAACACATGATCAATCAAATCATGATCATTCAGAATACGATTATTCTACTCATGATCATACAGCACATGACCACTCGATGCATGACCAATCAGAAGATGACCATTCGATGCGCGAATATTCGAGTCAGAACCCTACCGAATCAAAAATTGAACCAGAATCTAGTTTTAAACCGGAACCTTCTGTGGAACCAGAACCATCTCCGGAACCAGAACCTTCTGCGGAACCAGAACCTTCTGCGAAACCAGAACCATCTGCAGAACCTGAACCATCTGCAGAACCTGAACCTTCTGCGGAACCAGAACCATCTGCGGAACCAGAACCATCTCCGGAACCAGAACCTTCTGCGGAACCAGAACCTTCTGCGAAACCAGAACCATCTGCAGAACCAAAACCTTCTGCGGAACCAGAACCATCTGCGGAACCAGAACCATCTGCGGAACCAGAACCATCTGCGGAACCAGAATCACCTGCGGAACCAGAACCTTCTGCGGAACCAGAACCTTCTCCGGAACCAGAACCTTCTGCGGAACTAAAACCATCTCCGGAACCAGAACCTTCTGCGGAACCAGAACCATCTGCGGAACCAGAACCTTCTGCGGAACCAGAACCTTCTACGGAACCAGAACCATCTGCGGAACCAAAACCTTCTGCGGAACCAGAACCTTCTGCGGAACCAGAACCTTCTGCAGAACCAGAACCATCTCCGGAACCAGAACCATCTGCTGAGTCTGAACCTTCTGCGGAATCAAAACCATCTCCGGAATCTGAACCTTCTACGGAACCAAAACCATCTCCGGAATCTGAACCTTCTACGGAACCAGAACCATCTGCTGAGTCTGAATCTTCTGCGGAACTAAAACCATCTGCTGAGCCCGAACCTTCTGCTGAGCTAAAGCCAAATGTTGAACCCGAATTTTCTGCTGAGCCAGAGCCTTCTACGGAACCAGAACCATCTGCAGAGCCAGAGCCTTCTACAGAACCAGAACCATCTGCAGAGCCAGAGCCTTCTGTACAGCCAGAGTCTACCTCTCAACCAGAATCTCCTGCAGAGGCAGAGCCTTCTTCTCAACCAGAGTCTCCCGCAGAAGCACAACTTCCTTCTCAATCAGAGCCTCCTACAGAGCCAGAACCTGCTGCAGAGCCAGAGTCCTCTTCTCAACCAGAACCTTCTGCAGAACCAGAGCCCTCTTCTCAACCAGAACCTTCTGCAAAACCAGAGCCCTCTTCTCAACCAGAACTTTCTGCAGAACCAGTTCTTTCTTCTGAACCAGAGTCTTCTGCGGTGCCAGAATCTACTTCTCAACCAGAACCTCCCACTAAACCAAAGTCTCCAACTAATTTAGAAGTAAACAATATCGAATCTCCTAACACAGAATCTATGGCCAATATTGAACCAGAGTCTTCTGCTGAATCCAAACCTTCAATTGAACTGGAATCTTCTCTTAAACACCAGCCATCAACTGAAGCAGAATCTTCAACTGAAGTAACACCAATTGCTGAACCAAACCCTATTAGTGACTCAGAATCTTCAACAAAATCTGTAGTAACTGAACATCCTGAATTATCTTCTCAGCTAGACTTTACTGCCAGACCTGAAAAACTTGGAACTGAAACTGCTATAGAACATGAATTACCAATTTCATCAACCACAAAACCCGAATTTCCCATCGATGAAGAGTCTCATCAAAATATACCTGCTGTTATAGAACATTCTACCGAAATACAAAACACAATGGGGCCAATAGAGTCCGCAGAAGAAACTGCTGGTAAAACAGAATCCTCTACTGAATCTACAACTACGAATAAAATGTCTGTTGAAACAATTACCGAGTCAACTTACACTGAATTACCTAGTATGACGAAGGAAGCAGAATCTCCAGTTGAATTTTCGACTACAATATCTATGACTGAGAAAGAAATGGTAAATACTTTTACATCTAACGCTCCTATAAATATAGGGTCAGAAACTACGATATCAATGATGCCTGAAGAGACCACGTTGCCAAGTAATGAGAAATCTGTCGATGAAATAGCAAGTAATGATACACCCTTACCAGTGATACCTTTGATGCCTAATACCGAAGAGGCTGTAATGTCAAATCATTCCGAGGATCATTTCGAATCAACTGTTACGACAATGGATACGACAATGGTGAAGGATGATAGTAAAGAGAAAATAACAACAATGACCTCTATTAAGATGGACATAGAAGAAACAGCGAAGGTTGAACACGGAACTGAGACCAACATGTCACAGGATGAAGCAACTGAAGCTACTACAATGAATATAAGTAAGGAGGAGTCTGAAATTATGAACTCTTCGTCCGAATCTAATTCTGTCTCTCTGTCTAGCACACAGTCCTCAGTTTCTGCGGAATTCACTCTAAAACCTGAAACGACTCCTCTCGTAGTAGATAACAAATCAGAAAACGTCACTGAAATAAATACCATCGTAGAGAACAGTAGTACAGAAGCAAGTAACGATGTATCTAAATCAATATTATCTGGCGAATCTCCAGTTGTGCCAGAATCATTTATGCATGAAACCAACGAAACTAACATTATTGAGCACATGCCAACGACTGTCTTTCCTAAATTACCAAAAAATTTTGGTCACAATGTAGAACCTTTGTTAGAACCTCTTAAAAACAATACAGGAGAGGAACACATTATGTTAATTCCAAAAACTGAATATACAGCAGAAATACATGATCCTCATGCGATCATTCCTCAACTAATTCCTGAACAAAGCGTCCAATCTTCTAATACATCCTCAAGCGGTGTTCCTGAAGGTTCaatcgtagaaaataaaattcaatcttcTACAGAAGCTATTCAAACAGTTCTGCACCGTTCCACGATTCATCCTGAACAGAATGTAGTTTCCTCAGGCGATTCCCTTCGTTATGAAGACAATTTAGATCATTCAACCAATCATCCTCTCCATCCAGCAATGTTCCCTGAAAACGCAATTGAACAAACTACAGAGAAATTTGATCCAGCTTATGATAAACACGTAGATGATATGTCTCCCTTCTTGCCAGATAttcaaaaggaaaaagaagtgAAGAAAGCTCCCAGATTGGATAAAGATGAGCAGGATGTACCCAATCCTTTCGAAGGACACGTTGAAGATGTTGTTACTTACAAATCCACGGAACAAAGTATGAATGAAACTGACGCGAAGGATTCTCTGAATGATGTTCACGTAGAAACACACGATGTCAAAATACCCGAAGAacaggaagaggaaaagaatgaTGTGAAAAATGTGATGTCTGGAAACGAAGTGGGTCGTGGTTTCAAGAGTGATGGCTTGGACGttgttgaaattaataacacggACTCTGGAATTCAAAATGGGCTAcaaaattacgatattaaCAAGCCAACTAAGGATGAAGAGTATGCTATAAATGAGAAGGAGAGTAAAGAAAGTTCCGAGGAAGATGAAGAGGCGTTAAGAGTAATACCATTGGAAGAACAGTTCAAGGAAACTGAAACCACTGCGAATAATGCAGATAAGAATAAATCAGTAACCACAACAGAATCTAACGTAGTTACCACTATTCCAacggaagaaaatgaaaaacaatcAAAAGATTCTATGAATAATGTTACTGCTTCTGAGAAACCTGAAGAAAACGCTGTAGAAGatcaatataacgatataaacgaTGATACTTTGTCCAAAGGGTATCAACAGGATGAATCAAAGATACGAGAGAAAGTTAAGGATGGATCTGATAAATTAACAGCAAATGATGACGAGAAATCATCCAAGATGACAGATATACCTTACACAAACGATAACATGAATGTTACAACGAATGATACTGAAAGTGTCCCAGATAACCATACAGAGGATGCTAAATTAACCACGCAAATACCAGTGTTACCATTAGAGATACAGCAAGAAATGTCTACAACTGAAAAAATCGAAAGCACAACTGTAACTGAAGAGAATCCTCGAAAAGACAATAATACAGAACATGAGAATAGCGTTCAGGTTAGTATGGAGGATACCACGACAGTTCAGGTACCGACAACTCACATGATGCCAATAGAGACCAAAACCACTGCTCAGGTACCAATATTGCCAGAAGAACTGCAAACTACTGAAAGTGACGTATTGTTAACCACCTCTACAATGAAACCAGACGCTGAAGTGAAAACCAGTGATTTAGAAAATGTACGCTCTAATAATACGGAAGTTGAACAGAAGGACTCTTCAAAAACTAATACTGatgaaatgaataataattcgaCCGAGGATTTGGTAACTAGCGGTGATGAAAAAGTGAATGCTCAGAATGGCACTGCAGACGATCTGATGACCAGTGCAGTGGAACATGTAGGCAACACAAGTATTAATAACACATTGTTAGaaccaaatatttcaatactaAATAATACAAGTGAGGAAAATGTGACTACAATGAACGTAGAGAAAAATATGCAGAAGAATTTAACAGAAGATTCAACAGAATTACATAAACAAACGTCTGAGAGTTCTAATAAGACAGAGGATATTAGACCAGTTACTGAGATATTGGAAGATGACACTGAGCCTATAGGATtcgattataaaatacattttatcacCACTACACCTAAGACTATGTTACCTAACTTGGATGCGGACGAATTGTCGGAAGAAAGCTTACGAGTGATTCCATTGGAGAAGAGTTTGGAAGTGAAGAAAAAATCAGTAGACAAGAAAGTTATTGATAAGTACAAGTACAAGAAGGAGAAGGAATTGAACTTGGAAGAGGACGAGGGTGAAAATACATTAACAGAGATTCCGGAATCGGCTACGATATTTTCCACTGAAATACCACAAATAATTGctgaaaaggaaaaagctCAAGAAGAGAACCATACTGCAACTAATACAGACATCCACGTAGAAGAAAATTCTGCACCTGTTCCACAATTGAAGATCATCGAAACGACCAGCGGATCAAACCAAATAAATGTACAAACGTCCGAAACCTCTTCTAACGAAAAAGAGAATCTGAATGATAAAACAAGCATAACAGTGCCAGACAGTTCAAAGAAGTATCCTAGCTTCATACCGGTTTCGGAGAAGATAGAAGAGCCAGAACCGGTTACAGAGCCGTTCGTAGTTTTCCGAAACTTCAATTTCCATCGATCAGGCGTAGACTTTACAACAGAAAATCCAGTCATCGGTGAACCGTCTAACGAAGGACATACAGCTATAGAACCAGGACAAGTGATTGAAATAAATGGAGAACCGAACCAGACAGGTTCACAGTCTTCAGTGTTTCCTTCGAATCAATCGTCAATAACGTCGATTGCACAGGAAGCAAATCACGTTGCGAAAGAGAGCACTGACACGACAGTTCCACCGTCCGCGCAAACTAAATTACCGGATGCAGTTGTGGAAAGTACTAGCCATATTGATGTTTCTTTCCTCAATATCCCTCCAAGTACTGTTTTCTCGAAATGTACAACTGGTCAGTTCCAATGTGTCAATGGAACATCCAGGGATGGCGCATACTGCGTGAAACTATCAGCGAAATGCGACTCTGAGAATGATTGTTCCGATGGTTCGGATGAATTAAATTGTAAGGAGGAAGGTTGTCCAGGAAACTTTCAGTGCGCAAGCGGTCAATGTCTAAAGCGAGACCTGGTGTGCAATAAAATTGTCGACTGTGACGATGGAAGCGATGAAAAGAATTGCGAAGAATGGAAGTGCCAATTCGATGAATTTAGATGTCCCAGTG gAAGATGCATCCCAGGCATCTGGCAATGCGATGGTCGACCAGACTGCGAGGATCACCGAGATGAATACAATTGTGCCGAAAGTTGTGGAAACAACGAGTATCTTTGCCCAACAGAAAAATGGTGCATACCATTAACGTGGCACTGCAACGGAATTAAAGAATGTGCTAATGGAGAGGACGAAAAATTATGCGATTGCGCTCTTGATCAGTTCAAGTGTCAAACAGGCGGATGTGTACCTGAAAATCAAGTCTGTGATGGGATAGAACATTGTCCTGATCATTCTGACGAATGGAACTGTTTAATGACAAATATGACTATGGAGAAAAAGTTATCAGATGGACAAGAAGAAGATAACATCGAGAATAGTGGTGTTCAAGAATTTGGTGAAAgttctttattaaaaataag ACAATACAACGGCGAGTATCGTCTTGTGTGCTCCGACGGATGGAGCGAAGAATTTAGCAACTCTTACTGCCAATCTCTAGGATTCGCTGGTTCTGAGAGCACAGAGCTCCAGACATGGGATAAAATACAGAAGATACTCAGACTAAAGTTGAATCCTAACCATCGTGCGCCATTAGTCACAAATTTGGAACAAGTAGAATTCTGCATCTCTGACAAGGTCGTGCAGATATCCTGCCAAGAATTTTCCTGCGGTTCTGACTATGGCGAGGGACCAACTGCCAGATTGGTTGGCGGAACACCAGCCAGTGAAGGACAATGGTCCAGCGTGGCCTTGCTAAAGGAACCTAAACACGGTGCTGCTTGCACGGCAAGCATACTGGGACCTATGCATGTGCTTGCCAGTTATTCCTGTATTCACAG aTATAAGCAAAGTAGTGGGTGGCAACTTTTCACCGGTGAAAACCTATTAAAAGCACATCCCGTGAGGAACATCATTCCCTACCCGCAAGTGAAAtacaatcaatttttatacaacaaTGATATCGCGTTAGTTGAGCTCGAGAAGCCTCTAACTTTTTCAAGGAACGTTAGCGCCGTTTGTCTTCCGAAACATCCTATTCAA ccGAGACAGATATGCGTCATGGCAGGATGGGGATTCTCTGCGAATGGCGAAGTggatttacaaaaatatttgaacttcCTACCATTGCCAACGTTAGACTCTGAGAAGTGCAATGCAACTAGCCATTATGCAGGGTTCATCACAAAGGACAATATATGTGCTGGATTCACTGATACGAATAAAGGACCTTGCTAC AACGATGAAGGAGCACCTCTAATGTGTGAAACTGGCGGAGGATCGGTCAGATGGGAAATTCAAGGGCTACTGAGTCACCATAGCAGATGCTCGAGAGGTCATCCGGCAATTTACTCTAGCGTGGAGCCAGCATTATCTTGGTTGCGAAACTCCGTACCCGCTTTGCAAACGCAAAGTTAA